A single window of Acidimicrobiales bacterium DNA harbors:
- a CDS encoding hypothetical protein (possible pseudo, frameshifted): MDARRYANTRFGRAQKTPGRHGYIAYIPKPIPRTLQLNPEIVGLLSKADAALGRLAGVCRVLPNPHLLASPYLRREAVASTRIEGTQATLLEFFEAEGSGEPPSPDVEEVAKYVKAMEFGISRLEELPISVRLLSELHEILLAGVRGRERQPGQIRTTQNWIGPPSATIADADFVPPPRQTEYPNCSPTWRGSPTRT; the protein is encoded by the coding sequence GTGGACGCTCGGCGCTACGCGAACACCCGGTTCGGCCGGGCGCAGAAGACTCCCGGCAGGCACGGATACATCGCCTACATCCCAAAGCCCATCCCACGAACGCTGCAGTTGAACCCCGAGATCGTCGGGCTCTTGTCAAAAGCGGACGCAGCCTTGGGAAGGCTCGCCGGCGTTTGCCGAGTGCTGCCGAACCCGCATCTGCTGGCCTCTCCCTATCTTCGCAGGGAGGCCGTCGCGTCGACCCGCATCGAGGGAACCCAGGCCACCCTGTTGGAGTTCTTCGAAGCCGAAGGTTCGGGCGAGCCACCGAGCCCGGACGTCGAAGAGGTGGCCAAATACGTGAAAGCCATGGAGTTTGGGATCTCCCGACTCGAAGAGCTTCCCATCAGCGTCCGACTCCTGAGCGAACTTCACGAGATCCTGCTCGCAGGCGTGCGCGGGCGCGAGCGGCAGCCCGGCCAGATCCGCACCACCCAGAACTGGATCGGACCTCCGAGTGCGACCATCGCGGACGCGGATTTCGTGCCACCCCCCCGCCAGACCGAGTACCCGAACTGCTCGCCGACTTGGAGAGGTTCGCCAACGAGAACCTGA